Below is a window of Micromonospora chersina DNA.
GCGTAATCAGCCGGCCCGTTCGTCCGCTCGGGACTGGTCCGGGTGCCGTCCGGCCAGGTGCGCCCGGGCACGCCCGTGCTCCTCGGCGTCGATCTCGCCCAGCGCGAACCGGCGGTCGAGGATCTCCTGCGGCGTCTCCCGCACCTGCCGGCCGTGGTCGGCGGGGCGTTGGACGAACCTGGCCACCGCCCAGACGATCACGGCGATCAGAGCGATCCACACCACCGGCATGAGTGTCATCCAGATCCAGCCGGAGCCGTATCCGTACATCATCGTGTCACCTCCGCCACGTAGGCCCCTCTCCCTAGAGCGTCACTCGTCGTAGGTGCTCCGGCCAGAGACTTACGGCCCGTCCCGTGATGCCCTCCGGCAGCGCGGGCGCCCGCCGTCGGCGGGTGGGACGATGGCGACCGTCCAACTTGCCCGACCCGGGTGGTGCGGTTGTTGCGCGGCAAGTTTTGCCTGTTCCGGGCGGGGGTAGCGGTCGCCTGAGTCAGGGACGAGGCATCGAACAGACGGGGACGATCCGGTGGACGAGATGACCGCACGGCTGGATCTTCCAGTCGGGGCCGAGGCCCTCGCCTCCGCCCGCCAGGTCGTGCACTCGGCCCTGGTCGGATGGGGGTTCGAGGACCTCGAGGACGTGGCGGACGCGGTGCTGGTCGCCGACGAGCTGGTCGCCAACGCGGTGCGCCACGGCGGCGGCTGCCTGAGCCTGCACGTCCACGCCCGCGGCGACGAGGTCACCGTCTGCGCGGTGGACGGCTCGGCGGTCGTTCCGCGCCGGCGCGAGCCGGACGGCGACGGCGGCCGTGGCCTGGCGATCATCGAGGCCCTCTGCCAGGCGTGGGGAATCGAGGACCTTCCCGACGGCGGCAAACGGGTGTGGGTGCGCCTCGTCCGGTCGA
It encodes the following:
- a CDS encoding SHOCT domain-containing protein → MMYGYGSGWIWMTLMPVVWIALIAVIVWAVARFVQRPADHGRQVRETPQEILDRRFALGEIDAEEHGRARAHLAGRHPDQSRADERAG
- a CDS encoding ATP-binding protein; protein product: MTARLDLPVGAEALASARQVVHSALVGWGFEDLEDVADAVLVADELVANAVRHGGGCLSLHVHARGDEVTVCAVDGSAVVPRRREPDGDGGRGLAIIEALCQAWGIEDLPDGGKRVWVRLVRSR